A genome region from Schaalia sp. 19OD2882 includes the following:
- a CDS encoding GNAT family N-acetyltransferase, with protein MAVELLTESTPEFLEAMERLLPQLSRSAKPLDAEASARFVAQPGVHVFIYRPDSGHEGAAPILGMLSLATFEIPTGVRAWVEDVVVDSEARGQGAGRKLVEAALAHAKTVGARTVDLTSRPSREAANRLYRRCGFEQRETNVYRVALEG; from the coding sequence ATGGCCGTCGAGTTGCTCACCGAATCCACCCCCGAGTTCCTCGAGGCCATGGAGCGCCTCCTCCCCCAACTCTCGCGCAGCGCCAAGCCGCTGGACGCCGAGGCCAGCGCCCGTTTCGTCGCCCAGCCGGGCGTGCACGTGTTCATCTACCGTCCCGACAGCGGGCACGAGGGTGCCGCACCGATCCTCGGCATGCTGTCCTTGGCCACCTTCGAGATTCCCACCGGTGTGCGCGCCTGGGTCGAAGACGTCGTCGTCGACAGTGAGGCTCGCGGCCAGGGCGCCGGCCGGAAACTGGTCGAAGCTGCGCTGGCTCACGCCAAGACGGTCGGTGCGCGCACCGTGGACCTGACTTCGCGTCCCTCGCGTGAGGCGGCCAATCGCCTGTACCGCCGCTGCGGCTTCGAACAGCGCGAGACGAACGTCTACCGGGTGGCACTGGAGGGCTGA
- a CDS encoding aldo/keto reductase, whose protein sequence is MDTLAPVPTLTLNDGLEMPRVGLGTYTLTGPNGVAAMVAGIRSGYRLLDSAVNYENEGALGRAVREAGVNRDHLVLQTKLPGRHHRREAALTCIHESLYRAGLDHWDVVVIHWPNPSQGLYVEAFAALLELREAGLVRSVGVSNFLPEHLERLRAEVGELPSVNQIQLHPFWSQAEARAIHEQLGVVTQSWSPLGRKLALVDDPTIRSLADQVGVSPARLILRWHVQLGAVPLPKSADPQRQRDNMALFDFELDEQVMARINALTRPDGSMGDFDPRTHEEY, encoded by the coding sequence ATGGACACACTGGCACCCGTACCCACCCTCACCCTGAACGACGGCCTCGAAATGCCCCGGGTCGGCCTGGGCACGTACACTCTGACCGGTCCCAACGGTGTGGCCGCCATGGTCGCAGGCATCCGCAGCGGCTACCGCCTGCTTGACTCGGCAGTCAACTACGAGAACGAGGGAGCCCTGGGACGCGCCGTGCGCGAGGCCGGCGTCAACCGCGACCACCTGGTGCTCCAGACGAAGCTGCCCGGGCGCCATCACCGGCGCGAAGCGGCCCTGACCTGCATCCACGAGTCGCTCTACCGGGCGGGCCTGGACCATTGGGACGTCGTCGTCATCCACTGGCCCAACCCCTCTCAAGGCCTGTACGTCGAAGCCTTCGCGGCCCTGCTGGAACTGCGTGAGGCGGGGCTGGTCCGCTCGGTCGGCGTCTCGAACTTCCTGCCCGAACACCTTGAGCGCCTGCGCGCAGAGGTCGGCGAATTGCCCAGCGTCAACCAGATCCAGCTGCACCCCTTCTGGTCGCAGGCCGAGGCGCGCGCCATCCACGAGCAGCTGGGTGTCGTCACCCAGTCGTGGAGCCCACTGGGACGCAAACTTGCCCTGGTCGACGACCCGACGATTCGTTCCCTAGCGGACCAGGTCGGGGTCAGTCCCGCCCGTCTGATCCTGCGTTGGCACGTGCAATTGGGTGCCGTGCCCTTGCCCAAGTCCGCCGACCCGCAGCGTCAGCGCGACAACATGGCGCTCTTCGACTTCGAGTTGGACGAGCAGGTCATGGCCCGCATCAATGCGCTCACTCGACCGGACGGGTCGATGGGGGACTTCGACCCTCGCACGCACGAGGAGTACTGA
- a CDS encoding M18 family aminopeptidase, translating to MSTPTSSIDHTTDYLRFLGDCPSPFHAAHNVAQRLEDLGFRRQVETDPWEATPGGHVLVREGAVVAWVIPHEVGEGAGFRVVGAHTDSPTFTLKPMPSTRTADGWGQLEVEVYGGMLWNSWLDRELALAGRLVTTDGQVHLVRTGALARIPQLAIHLDRGVNGDGLKLDPQKHLHPVFTVGTDADVLQILARDAGLAGPEQIASFDVVTIPAQGAAVFGAEQEFVASGRQDNLSSVHAGVRALELAGADWQDGAPAGGDVWVFACFDHEEVGSDTRTGAAGPLLQDVLTRTAAALGRDLDGTARMVAASSCVSADAAHSVHPNYVERHDPAHHPVMGGGPVLKVNANQRYATDAVGVALWKRVCAAAGVPVQAFVSNNAMPCGSTIGPITATRLGMTTVDVGVPLLSMHSAREMSHVRDLVQLSAALGAYWQGA from the coding sequence ATGAGCACCCCGACCTCGTCAATCGACCACACCACCGACTACCTGCGCTTCCTCGGGGACTGCCCCAGCCCCTTCCACGCCGCACACAATGTCGCCCAACGCCTGGAGGACCTGGGCTTTCGACGGCAGGTCGAGACGGACCCGTGGGAGGCCACCCCCGGCGGGCACGTCCTCGTCCGCGAGGGCGCCGTGGTCGCCTGGGTCATTCCCCACGAGGTGGGTGAGGGCGCGGGCTTCCGCGTGGTCGGCGCGCACACCGACTCCCCCACCTTCACCCTCAAGCCCATGCCCAGCACCCGCACCGCCGACGGGTGGGGGCAGTTGGAGGTCGAGGTCTACGGCGGGATGTTGTGGAACTCGTGGCTGGACCGAGAGCTGGCCCTGGCCGGGCGCCTGGTGACCACCGACGGGCAGGTCCACCTGGTGCGCACGGGAGCGCTGGCTCGCATCCCTCAACTGGCGATCCACCTGGACCGCGGAGTCAATGGCGACGGCCTGAAACTCGACCCGCAAAAGCACCTGCACCCGGTGTTCACCGTCGGCACCGACGCCGACGTCCTGCAGATCCTCGCGCGTGACGCGGGCCTGGCCGGGCCGGAGCAGATCGCCTCATTCGACGTCGTCACGATCCCCGCCCAGGGAGCCGCCGTCTTCGGGGCGGAGCAGGAGTTCGTGGCCTCGGGCCGCCAGGACAACCTGTCGTCAGTGCACGCGGGGGTTCGCGCCTTGGAGCTGGCCGGCGCCGACTGGCAGGACGGTGCCCCTGCGGGTGGAGACGTGTGGGTCTTTGCCTGCTTCGACCATGAAGAGGTCGGGTCGGACACGCGCACGGGTGCGGCCGGCCCGTTGTTGCAGGACGTCTTGACGAGGACGGCTGCGGCGCTGGGGCGTGACCTCGATGGGACGGCCCGGATGGTCGCCGCGTCCTCGTGCGTGAGTGCCGATGCCGCTCACTCGGTGCACCCGAATTACGTCGAACGGCACGATCCTGCGCACCACCCGGTCATGGGCGGTGGACCGGTGCTCAAGGTGAATGCGAACCAGCGTTATGCGACCGACGCGGTGGGTGTGGCGCTGTGGAAGAGGGTGTGCGCTGCCGCCGGCGTCCCGGTTCAGGCCTTCGTGTCGAACAATGCGATGCCGTGCGGGTCGACGATCGGGCCGATCACGGCGACGCGGCTGGGCATGACCACTGTGGATGTGGGGGTGCCTTTGCTGTCGATGCACTCGGCGCGCGAGATGAGCCATGTGCGTGACTTGGTGCAGTTGTCGGCGGCTCTGGGCGCCTACTGGCAGGGGGCCTGA
- a CDS encoding NUDIX domain-containing protein, producing the protein MSTPQFILDLREHIGHAPLWLPGATAIVLRPAGARGIRLEGEALASTDEDDATPSWTLPDGPIDPTRVEVLVVRRTDNGAWTPVTGIVDPGEPPFVAAERETLEEAGVRARAVRLLSQDVVGPVVYPNGDRSDFVDSCFLLQWVQGEPWPADGENTQTLFVRADQVPPMNERFLGCLQRALSGRPEAAFRF; encoded by the coding sequence ATGTCGACTCCTCAGTTCATCCTCGACCTGCGTGAACACATCGGCCATGCCCCCCTGTGGCTGCCGGGTGCCACCGCCATCGTCCTTCGCCCTGCAGGTGCGCGAGGAATCCGCCTGGAGGGCGAGGCCCTGGCCTCCACTGACGAGGACGACGCCACGCCCTCGTGGACCCTGCCCGACGGGCCGATCGACCCCACCCGGGTGGAGGTCCTGGTCGTGCGGCGCACGGACAATGGCGCGTGGACGCCGGTCACGGGGATCGTCGACCCCGGCGAGCCGCCCTTCGTCGCGGCTGAACGCGAGACCCTGGAGGAGGCGGGTGTGCGCGCCCGGGCCGTGCGGCTGCTCAGCCAGGACGTGGTCGGGCCGGTGGTCTACCCGAATGGGGACCGGTCGGACTTCGTCGACTCGTGCTTCCTGCTCCAGTGGGTCCAGGGTGAGCCGTGGCCTGCGGACGGTGAGAACACGCAGACCCTGTTCGTGCGCGCCGACCAGGTGCCGCCGATGAACGAGCGCTTCCTCGGCTGCCTGCAAAGGGCTCTCTCAGGTCGCCCCGAGGCCGCCTTCCGCTTCTGA
- a CDS encoding aspartate:alanine exchanger family transporter — MSGLLAANPLLTLFLVVALGAAIGAARLGPMRLGAAGALFVGLVLSASVSGLDEGMSIVQQIGLALFVYTVGVAAGATFLSDLRTQRKLLLACVGVCILGALVTVAGVHLLGVDRALGVGLFTGALTAAAALDAATRITGDPAAAVGYAFGYPIGVIISILIVSVVVTRTWLGRNDAPSLASKGLDALTVRVRHTMSPRNLAAWREQRIRMSYLRRDGRTRVLVPGEELRRGDLVLMVGDPDSLNEAFKHVGEPVSDHLADDRSDVAFERVVVSNPEIAGRTVGELGMAQRFGAAITRVRRGDLDLLARDDLALQLGDHVGLVVPTQELDAAQSWIGDSERRVSEVDAMAFGIGMVLGLLLGSVPLPVPGGAVFTLGPAAGPLIVGMLLGALRRTGPLVWTLPLAANLTIRQIGLMLFLAALGLGAGPAFASLLTGLDGWKSVVLSALVVTVCCLALALAGRLLGLSAARTAGSVAGLLGQPALLQAASARVVDERIEAAYATLFAFAMILKILMVPLIWVL; from the coding sequence ATGTCCGGGCTCCTCGCTGCCAACCCGCTGCTCACACTCTTCCTCGTCGTTGCCCTCGGAGCCGCCATCGGCGCCGCCAGGCTCGGACCCATGCGTCTGGGCGCCGCCGGCGCCCTGTTCGTGGGCCTGGTGCTGTCGGCCAGCGTGTCCGGCTTGGACGAAGGAATGTCCATCGTCCAACAGATCGGCCTGGCGCTGTTCGTCTACACGGTGGGCGTCGCGGCAGGCGCCACCTTCCTGTCCGACCTGCGGACGCAGCGAAAGTTGCTCCTCGCATGCGTCGGCGTGTGCATCCTGGGCGCACTCGTCACCGTGGCGGGTGTCCACCTGCTGGGGGTGGACCGGGCGCTGGGTGTCGGATTGTTCACCGGGGCGCTCACCGCGGCCGCCGCCCTCGACGCCGCCACCCGCATCACCGGTGACCCCGCCGCAGCCGTCGGCTACGCCTTCGGGTACCCGATCGGCGTCATCATCTCCATCCTCATCGTCTCCGTGGTCGTCACCCGCACCTGGCTGGGCCGCAATGACGCGCCCTCGCTGGCCAGCAAGGGCCTGGACGCCCTGACCGTGCGCGTGCGCCACACCATGTCCCCGCGGAACCTGGCGGCGTGGCGCGAACAGAGGATCCGCATGTCCTACCTGCGTCGCGACGGCCGTACCCGAGTCCTCGTTCCCGGGGAAGAACTGCGCCGCGGGGACCTGGTGCTCATGGTCGGCGACCCCGACTCCCTCAACGAAGCCTTCAAGCACGTCGGTGAACCCGTCAGCGACCACTTGGCCGACGACCGCAGTGACGTGGCCTTCGAAAGGGTCGTCGTCTCGAATCCGGAGATCGCCGGACGAACAGTCGGCGAACTGGGCATGGCCCAGCGCTTCGGCGCGGCGATCACCCGCGTGCGCCGCGGCGACTTGGACCTGCTTGCCCGCGACGACCTTGCCCTGCAACTGGGCGACCACGTGGGATTGGTCGTGCCCACCCAGGAGCTCGACGCCGCCCAGTCGTGGATCGGCGACTCCGAGAGGCGTGTCAGCGAGGTCGACGCCATGGCCTTCGGCATCGGCATGGTCCTGGGGCTGCTGCTCGGCTCCGTGCCCCTGCCCGTGCCCGGAGGCGCCGTGTTCACCCTGGGGCCGGCCGCCGGGCCCCTCATCGTCGGCATGCTGCTGGGGGCGCTTCGGCGCACGGGCCCGCTGGTGTGGACGCTGCCGCTGGCCGCCAACCTCACCATCCGCCAGATCGGACTCATGCTCTTCCTGGCGGCCCTGGGCCTGGGGGCCGGCCCGGCCTTCGCCTCACTGCTGACCGGGCTCGACGGCTGGAAGTCCGTGGTCCTCAGCGCGCTGGTGGTGACCGTCTGCTGCCTTGCCCTGGCCTTGGCGGGAAGGCTGCTGGGCCTGTCCGCCGCCAGGACTGCGGGCAGTGTCGCAGGCCTTCTCGGCCAGCCGGCGCTTCTGCAGGCGGCCTCGGCCCGCGTCGTCGACGAGAGGATCGAAGCGGCCTACGCGACACTCTTCGCCTTCGCAATGATCCTCAAGATCCTCATGGTGCCGCTCATCTGGGTCCTGTGA
- a CDS encoding MMPL family transporter: MSALLHRVGTWCAIHARRTLAAWIVVLAVLGSCVAIVGPRLDNTFRIRGAESLEGMAILQERLPEAAGTSEPVLFTASDGQIRAHGQAVRDFVTRARQIQGIAMVTDPLSELTPNVSTDGAHALVQVMGDRSVGSLATGTTPAGARVAEELRDLIAQVEADHPEVDLSLGGNIGHSVSVALSTTELVGVGVAAIVLMATFGSLLAAGAPLVAALIGVGTGMLGILVTAAVVDINSTTPVLAVMIGLAVGIDYALFIISRAREYLARGVAPVESAARAVATAGSAVVFAGGTVVVALCGLAVTGIDFLATMGFSAAAVVAVAILVALTAVPAMLGLIGSWALTRRSRLALRAARARVQSAAAKEAPLPPSPLFDLSRRRTTAHWWVATITRFPALTTALVAGVLLVLTLPVVGLSTGLTDNGYEPVGSDLRTTYDRISAAFGPGANSPVIVIADIVQSDKPLEAVAALRHRVEALDGVARVQLAVPNPDASLAFIQVIPEGGQTAPSTTALVAKIRSLAGIWEEELGIRDVMVTGQTAVAIDVSDRLAGALLPFGAIVVGLSVVLLTIVFRSVAVPVTATIGYLFSLGAGLGAVGAVFGWGWFSDLLQVTRTGAVISFMPVIVMGVLFGLAMDYEVFLVSRMREEWIHTGDARAAVVRGFTGSASVVTSAAVIMTAVFASFVPHGSVQVKPIALALTVGIAVDAFLVRMTLVPALMAWMGGAAWWIPSWLECLLPVVDVEGEGLARRLEHADWVARHGVSDLRLENVRVDDDGAPVLRNLSLVLPPGTLGVVRSDDRLQRSVIGALVTARLMPSGGTMVVGDHVLPDGVSSIQALSALIDRWDDPLPDSARVVLVDDPGSRRWERVGELLDEGRTVLVTGPVTMRIPSRFFAQEDLTVAPAPTRGRNSRQVDKTDVPADLIDSFAHLAGSASEVTR; the protein is encoded by the coding sequence TTGTCCGCTCTTCTCCACAGGGTCGGGACGTGGTGTGCCATCCACGCCCGACGCACCTTGGCCGCGTGGATCGTCGTCCTGGCGGTGCTGGGCTCCTGCGTGGCGATCGTGGGTCCCCGCTTGGACAACACCTTCCGGATCCGTGGGGCGGAGTCCCTCGAAGGCATGGCCATCCTGCAGGAGCGTCTGCCCGAGGCGGCCGGCACCAGTGAGCCGGTCCTGTTCACCGCCTCCGACGGACAGATTCGGGCCCATGGCCAGGCCGTGCGCGATTTCGTCACCCGCGCCCGCCAGATCCAGGGCATTGCCATGGTCACCGACCCCTTGTCGGAGCTGACCCCGAATGTGTCCACTGACGGCGCTCACGCCCTGGTCCAGGTCATGGGCGACCGCAGTGTCGGCTCCCTGGCCACGGGGACGACTCCGGCCGGCGCCCGCGTGGCCGAGGAGCTGCGTGACCTCATCGCCCAGGTCGAGGCCGACCACCCCGAGGTGGACCTGTCCTTGGGGGGCAACATCGGCCACTCGGTGTCGGTGGCGCTGTCCACCACCGAATTGGTCGGCGTGGGCGTGGCAGCCATCGTCCTGATGGCGACCTTCGGGTCCCTGCTGGCCGCAGGCGCACCACTGGTGGCGGCACTCATCGGCGTGGGCACGGGCATGCTCGGCATCCTGGTCACAGCAGCCGTGGTCGACATCAACTCGACCACGCCTGTGCTTGCGGTGATGATCGGCCTGGCGGTCGGCATCGACTACGCGCTGTTCATCATCTCCCGCGCCCGCGAGTACTTGGCGCGTGGGGTCGCACCCGTGGAGTCCGCGGCGCGGGCGGTGGCCACTGCGGGTTCTGCCGTCGTCTTCGCCGGTGGGACGGTCGTCGTGGCCCTGTGCGGCCTAGCGGTCACCGGCATCGACTTCCTGGCGACCATGGGCTTCAGCGCCGCCGCAGTGGTCGCCGTGGCCATCCTGGTCGCCCTGACCGCCGTGCCCGCCATGCTCGGCCTCATCGGAAGCTGGGCGCTGACCCGCCGCTCCCGCCTGGCCCTGCGGGCCGCACGCGCCCGCGTCCAGTCCGCCGCCGCCAAGGAGGCGCCGCTGCCTCCCTCCCCCCTGTTCGACCTGTCCCGCCGACGCACCACCGCCCACTGGTGGGTGGCCACCATCACCCGTTTCCCGGCGCTGACGACGGCGCTCGTGGCCGGGGTGCTTCTCGTCCTCACGCTGCCGGTGGTGGGCCTGTCCACCGGCCTGACCGACAACGGCTACGAGCCTGTCGGCTCGGACCTTCGCACCACCTACGACCGCATCTCCGCGGCCTTCGGACCGGGCGCGAACTCGCCGGTGATCGTCATCGCCGACATCGTCCAGTCCGACAAGCCCCTGGAGGCGGTGGCCGCTCTGCGCCACCGGGTCGAGGCCCTGGACGGGGTGGCCCGCGTCCAACTTGCGGTGCCCAACCCCGACGCGTCGCTGGCCTTCATCCAGGTCATTCCCGAGGGCGGCCAGACCGCCCCGTCCACCACGGCGCTGGTGGCGAAGATCCGGTCCTTGGCGGGCATCTGGGAGGAGGAGCTGGGCATCCGTGACGTCATGGTCACCGGCCAGACGGCGGTGGCGATCGACGTGTCCGACCGCCTGGCGGGGGCCCTGCTTCCCTTCGGCGCCATCGTCGTGGGACTGTCCGTCGTCCTGCTCACCATCGTCTTCCGCTCGGTGGCAGTGCCGGTCACGGCGACGATCGGCTACCTGTTCTCGCTGGGGGCCGGTCTTGGCGCCGTGGGTGCGGTCTTCGGCTGGGGGTGGTTCTCGGACCTGCTGCAGGTCACCCGCACGGGCGCCGTCATCTCCTTCATGCCTGTCATCGTCATGGGGGTCCTCTTCGGACTGGCCATGGACTACGAGGTCTTCCTCGTCTCGCGCATGCGCGAGGAGTGGATCCACACGGGGGACGCCCGCGCGGCCGTCGTGCGCGGTTTCACCGGTTCGGCCTCGGTGGTCACCTCCGCTGCCGTCATCATGACGGCCGTCTTCGCCTCCTTCGTCCCCCACGGTTCCGTGCAGGTCAAACCCATTGCCCTGGCTCTGACGGTGGGGATTGCGGTGGATGCGTTCCTCGTGCGCATGACCCTGGTTCCGGCGCTCATGGCGTGGATGGGTGGGGCCGCGTGGTGGATCCCCTCCTGGCTGGAGTGCCTGCTTCCTGTGGTGGACGTCGAGGGCGAGGGCCTTGCCCGCCGACTCGAGCACGCGGACTGGGTGGCTCGTCACGGGGTCAGCGACCTGCGTCTTGAGAACGTTCGTGTCGACGACGACGGTGCCCCTGTCCTGCGAAATCTTTCCTTGGTACTCCCACCCGGTACCCTTGGTGTCGTGCGCAGCGATGACCGACTCCAGCGGAGTGTCATCGGTGCCCTTGTGACCGCCCGCCTCATGCCCAGCGGAGGCACCATGGTGGTCGGAGACCACGTGCTGCCCGACGGAGTCTCCTCGATCCAGGCGCTGTCCGCACTCATCGACAGGTGGGACGACCCGCTGCCAGACAGTGCGCGGGTGGTCCTCGTCGACGATCCGGGTTCACGCCGGTGGGAACGCGTCGGCGAACTTCTTGACGAAGGCCGCACCGTCCTGGTCACGGGTCCGGTCACCATGCGCATCCCTTCACGCTTCTTCGCCCAGGAGGACCTCACCGTGGCCCCTGCCCCCACGCGCGGCCGAAACAGCCGCCAAGTCGACAAGACGGACGTTCCGGCGGACCTCATCGACTCCTTTGCCCACCTCGCCGGTTCGGCTTCGGAGGTCACCCGTTGA
- a CDS encoding RNA-binding S4 domain-containing protein yields MNDQAPTPPSALAAGDSVRVDTWLWAVRQMKSRSRATSAARAGHVKVNGVTAKAAQAVRVGDEVRLRVDGFDRILRVTGLLVKRVGAPQAAQCVQDLTPERPRLAGAVPVRDPGSGRPTKKQRRQLDRLRGWDSLASS; encoded by the coding sequence GTGAACGATCAGGCTCCGACCCCGCCCTCGGCCTTGGCGGCCGGGGACAGCGTCCGCGTGGACACGTGGCTGTGGGCGGTGCGCCAGATGAAGTCCCGCTCGCGCGCCACCTCGGCCGCACGCGCCGGGCACGTGAAGGTCAACGGTGTCACCGCCAAAGCTGCCCAGGCGGTGCGCGTGGGGGACGAGGTCCGCCTGCGTGTCGACGGTTTCGACCGGATCCTTCGGGTGACGGGGCTGCTGGTCAAGCGGGTGGGCGCCCCTCAGGCGGCCCAGTGCGTCCAGGACCTCACACCTGAAAGGCCGCGCCTGGCAGGAGCGGTGCCTGTTCGTGATCCGGGTAGTGGGCGCCCCACGAAGAAGCAGCGGCGCCAGTTGGACCGCCTGCGCGGATGGGACTCATTGGCGTCCTCCTGA